The following are encoded together in the Candidatus Binatia bacterium genome:
- the pyrR gene encoding bifunctional pyr operon transcriptional regulator/uracil phosphoribosyltransferase PyrR, whose amino-acid sequence MAEQVREKTELIDGEGLRRAITRIAHEIIERNGGADSVVLVGIRRRGFPIAKRIAARMQEFEGADVPVGALDITLYRDDLQMIAHQPVVSGTEIPFDIDGKVVVLVDDVLFTGRTVRAALDELIDFGRPRAIQLAVIVDRGHREIPIRADFVGKNVPTSKREVIMVAVTEVDGHDGVSLGELLT is encoded by the coding sequence ATGGCCGAGCAGGTCCGCGAAAAGACCGAGCTGATCGACGGCGAGGGACTGCGCCGGGCGATCACCCGCATTGCCCACGAGATCATCGAGCGGAACGGCGGAGCCGACAGCGTCGTCCTGGTCGGGATCCGGCGCCGGGGCTTCCCGATCGCGAAGCGGATCGCGGCCCGGATGCAGGAGTTCGAGGGGGCGGACGTGCCGGTGGGGGCGCTGGACATCACGCTCTACCGGGACGACCTCCAGATGATCGCCCACCAGCCCGTCGTCAGCGGCACCGAGATCCCCTTCGACATCGACGGCAAGGTCGTGGTGCTGGTGGACGACGTGCTCTTCACGGGGCGCACCGTGCGCGCGGCGCTCGACGAGCTGATCGATTTCGGCCGCCCGCGCGCTATCCAGCTCGCGGTCATCGTGGACCGCGGCCACCGCGAGATCCCGATCCGCGCCGACTTCGTCGGCAAGAACGTCCCCACGTCCAAGCGCGAGGTCATCATGGTCGCCGTCACCGAAGTCGACGGCCACGACGGCGTCTCGCTCGGGGAGCTCCTGACATGA
- a CDS encoding aspartate carbamoyltransferase catalytic subunit — MIGHRKDLLGLEDLSAEEIVSILDTARTFREVLERPIPKVPSLRGLTAANLFFEPSTRTRLSFELAQKRLSADTVNFQTSGSSVSKGETLKDTARNIEAMGIHLVVIRHQSSGAPHYLARNLDAAIINAGDGTHEHPTQGLLDIYTMRERKGRIDGLKVAIIGDIMHSRVARSNIWGLTKLGASVTIAGPSTMMPADVERFGVTVASRVEEAIEGADVVNILRIQLERQRAGLYPSLREYARVYGVTAERLAGARPDAIVMHPGPMNRGVEIAQEVADGPNSVILEQVTNGVAVRMAVLYLLSRPDEPLPAPEPAPRRAVEGAKR, encoded by the coding sequence ATGATCGGTCACCGGAAGGACCTGCTCGGCCTGGAAGACCTGAGCGCCGAGGAGATCGTCTCCATCCTCGACACCGCGCGGACGTTCCGCGAGGTGCTCGAGCGCCCCATCCCCAAGGTGCCCTCGCTGCGCGGGCTGACCGCGGCGAACCTCTTCTTCGAGCCGAGCACGCGTACCCGCCTCTCCTTCGAGCTGGCGCAGAAGCGGCTCTCGGCCGACACCGTGAACTTCCAGACGTCCGGCTCCAGCGTCTCGAAGGGGGAGACGCTCAAGGACACGGCGCGGAACATCGAGGCGATGGGGATCCACCTGGTCGTGATCCGCCACCAGTCCTCCGGCGCGCCGCACTACCTGGCGCGGAACCTGGACGCCGCCATCATCAACGCCGGCGACGGCACCCACGAGCACCCGACGCAGGGCCTCCTCGACATCTACACCATGCGCGAGCGGAAGGGGCGGATCGACGGCCTCAAGGTCGCCATCATCGGCGACATCATGCACAGCCGCGTGGCGCGGTCGAACATCTGGGGGCTGACCAAGCTGGGCGCCTCGGTGACGATCGCCGGACCCTCGACGATGATGCCGGCCGACGTGGAGCGCTTCGGCGTCACCGTGGCCTCGCGGGTGGAGGAAGCGATCGAGGGCGCCGACGTCGTGAACATCCTCCGCATCCAGCTCGAGCGCCAGCGCGCCGGGCTCTACCCGTCCCTCCGCGAGTACGCGCGGGTCTACGGCGTGACCGCGGAGCGGCTGGCCGGCGCGCGCCCCGATGCGATCGTGATGCATCCGGGCCCGATGAACCGCGGCGTCGAGATCGCGCAGGAAGTGGCCGACGGCCCCAACTCGGTCATCCTGGAGCAGGTGACGAACGGCGTGGCCGTGCGGATGGCGGTGCTCTATCTCCTATCGCGGCCGGACGAGCCGCTGCCTGCGCCGGAGCCCGCCCCTCGCCGCGCGGTCGAGGGGGCGAAGCGATGA
- a CDS encoding M28 family peptidase: MISRSSLLALLCGALLLCGAIVGPTRAALGPDDEDPTSGAPSEASEPPVPTPAPADTLPHPDPARTRAFHDAVYALAADSMEGRGIGTAGIAKAATWIERRMKAIKLEPAFPGPRGGSYRQGFPIKIGVTLKPGNRIEGLDSTEWTPLGFSSSGDFSGPLVFCGYGIDAPAIGYQEFDGIDLKGKVALMLRYEPQEKDDGSPFDGKRPSRWSALRYKAMQARERGATAVLFVTGPIQDEGTDKIPALRNDGPESPAGLPVAQVKLSAASRWLAKAGIDLRAFQKDVDRDLTPRSREIGAVTIHGKIAVEDKYVNSDNLAGIIPGKGRLKNEYVVVGAHYDHLGWGGESSMRPNDHAIHNGADDNASGDAAVLVAADGLRRDLARQVSHRTVLVCLFSGEEVGLAGSAWLVDHSPIPIDKIAAMVNLDMVGRLRGNTLIALGLESAPEWAPLLRDAAIDTKLDVAARGDGYGPSDQTSFYAKGIPVIHLFTGTHEQYHTPDDKPATINAEGGGIVARFTQVLVERAALRDHRLTYARSNAAPTMTGDSRGYGSYLGTVPDFKAMESANGGVLLADVRAGGPAEISGIKGGDLIVSMAGTRIENLYDMTYALQDHRPGQTVEVSVVRGGDTLTFRVTLGDRARMGSAGPAVAKAEAPKMPQDVSHVAHASGGPPDSGAVTVAAVGPGAEVGPAAAPSPAAPAAPAMPGNPHAGMGGGPTGPAGAEIGAAAVDSFYLGRPGDDFVVKAGTPYAPGPATGERHLSDIRQLTFGGENAEAYFSPDGKKLIMQSTPRGAKCDQEYVLDLSTGDMKRVSSGKGRTTCGYFDYPEADRIIYSSTQGASDSCPPSPDMSQGYVWAIYDAYDIWEANPDGSNAKNLTSSPGYDAEATWCHRGGKLVFTSTRDGDLELYLMDEAGQVKRLTHTPGYDGGAFFSPDCSQIVFRASRPTGEKLTDYQNLLKKGLIRPGELEIYVMRADGTGVKQLTQNGAANFCPTFYPDGKRIIWASNSGAAGPREFDLWLLDTRGGKAEQVTTAPGFDGFPHFSPDGRFLVWASNRADVASHETNIFIARWKD, encoded by the coding sequence GTGATCTCCCGGTCATCGCTCCTGGCACTTCTGTGCGGCGCCCTGCTGCTTTGCGGCGCCATCGTCGGACCCACGCGCGCCGCCCTGGGACCGGACGACGAGGACCCGACCTCCGGCGCGCCGTCGGAGGCTTCCGAACCGCCGGTCCCGACGCCCGCCCCCGCCGACACCCTTCCCCATCCCGATCCGGCTCGCACGAGAGCCTTCCACGACGCCGTCTACGCGCTCGCCGCCGATTCCATGGAAGGGCGCGGCATCGGAACCGCCGGGATCGCGAAAGCGGCCACGTGGATCGAGCGGCGCATGAAGGCGATCAAGCTTGAGCCGGCCTTCCCGGGACCTCGGGGCGGCTCCTATCGCCAGGGATTCCCGATCAAGATCGGCGTGACGCTGAAGCCCGGCAACCGCATCGAGGGGCTCGACTCCACGGAGTGGACGCCGCTCGGCTTCTCCTCGAGCGGGGACTTCTCCGGACCGCTGGTGTTCTGCGGCTACGGCATCGACGCGCCGGCGATCGGGTATCAGGAATTCGACGGGATCGATCTCAAGGGGAAGGTCGCCCTGATGCTGCGGTACGAGCCTCAGGAGAAGGACGACGGCTCCCCCTTCGACGGCAAGCGCCCCAGCCGCTGGTCGGCGCTCCGCTACAAGGCGATGCAGGCCCGGGAGCGCGGCGCGACCGCCGTGCTCTTCGTGACGGGTCCGATTCAGGACGAGGGGACCGACAAGATTCCGGCGCTCCGCAACGACGGGCCCGAGAGCCCCGCGGGGCTGCCGGTCGCGCAGGTCAAGCTGAGCGCGGCGTCGCGGTGGCTGGCGAAGGCGGGGATCGACCTGCGCGCGTTCCAGAAGGACGTGGACCGGGATCTCACGCCCCGCTCGCGCGAGATCGGCGCGGTCACGATCCACGGGAAGATCGCGGTCGAGGACAAGTACGTCAACTCCGACAACCTCGCCGGGATCATCCCCGGAAAAGGACGCCTCAAGAACGAGTACGTGGTGGTCGGCGCGCACTACGACCACCTCGGCTGGGGCGGCGAGAGCTCGATGCGCCCCAACGATCACGCGATCCACAACGGCGCCGACGACAACGCCTCGGGCGACGCGGCCGTGCTCGTCGCCGCCGACGGGCTGCGCAGGGACCTCGCGCGCCAGGTGAGCCATCGCACCGTCCTCGTCTGCCTCTTCTCCGGCGAGGAGGTGGGCCTCGCCGGGTCGGCCTGGCTGGTGGACCACTCCCCCATCCCGATCGACAAGATCGCGGCCATGGTGAATCTCGACATGGTGGGCCGCCTGCGCGGGAACACGCTGATCGCCCTGGGGCTGGAGTCGGCGCCGGAGTGGGCGCCGCTCCTGCGCGACGCGGCCATCGACACCAAGCTGGACGTGGCGGCGCGCGGGGACGGCTACGGCCCCTCCGATCAGACCAGCTTCTACGCCAAGGGCATCCCGGTGATCCACCTCTTCACCGGCACGCACGAGCAGTACCACACGCCCGACGACAAGCCCGCGACGATCAACGCCGAGGGCGGGGGCATCGTGGCGCGCTTCACGCAGGTCCTCGTCGAGCGCGCGGCCCTGCGCGATCACCGTCTCACCTATGCGAGGTCCAACGCGGCGCCCACGATGACCGGCGACAGCCGCGGCTACGGCTCGTATCTCGGGACGGTGCCCGACTTCAAGGCGATGGAGAGCGCGAACGGCGGCGTGCTGCTGGCCGACGTGCGCGCGGGCGGCCCGGCCGAGATCTCCGGGATCAAGGGGGGCGACCTCATCGTCTCGATGGCGGGCACGCGGATCGAGAACCTCTACGACATGACCTACGCGCTCCAAGACCATCGCCCCGGCCAGACGGTCGAGGTCTCGGTCGTGCGCGGCGGCGACACGCTCACCTTCCGCGTCACGCTAGGCGACCGCGCCCGGATGGGCTCGGCCGGTCCCGCGGTGGCCAAGGCGGAAGCGCCGAAGATGCCCCAGGATGTGTCCCATGTCGCGCACGCCAGCGGCGGGCCCCCCGACAGCGGCGCCGTGACCGTGGCGGCCGTGGGGCCGGGCGCCGAGGTCGGTCCGGCCGCGGCTCCGAGCCCCGCCGCTCCCGCAGCGCCCGCCATGCCGGGCAACCCGCACGCCGGAATGGGCGGAGGCCCGACCGGCCCGGCCGGGGCCGAGATCGGCGCCGCGGCGGTGGACTCCTTCTATCTCGGGCGACCCGGCGACGACTTCGTCGTGAAGGCGGGAACGCCGTACGCGCCCGGCCCGGCGACCGGCGAGCGCCACCTGAGCGACATCCGCCAGCTCACGTTCGGCGGCGAGAACGCGGAGGCCTACTTCAGCCCCGACGGGAAGAAGCTCATCATGCAATCGACGCCGCGAGGCGCGAAGTGCGACCAGGAGTACGTGCTGGATCTTTCGACGGGCGACATGAAGCGCGTGTCGAGCGGCAAGGGGCGCACGACGTGCGGCTACTTCGACTATCCGGAGGCCGACCGGATCATCTACTCCTCGACCCAGGGCGCATCCGATTCCTGCCCTCCCTCGCCCGACATGTCGCAGGGCTACGTCTGGGCCATCTACGACGCCTACGACATCTGGGAAGCGAATCCGGACGGATCGAACGCGAAGAACCTGACGAGCTCGCCGGGCTACGACGCCGAGGCGACCTGGTGCCACCGGGGCGGAAAGCTGGTCTTCACCTCGACGCGCGACGGCGACCTGGAGCTCTACCTGATGGACGAGGCGGGGCAGGTGAAGCGGCTGACGCACACGCCGGGCTACGACGGCGGCGCCTTCTTCAGCCCCGACTGCTCGCAGATCGTGTTCCGCGCGAGCCGGCCGACCGGCGAGAAGCTCACCGACTATCAGAATCTCTTGAAGAAGGGGCTGATCCGCCCGGGCGAGCTGGAGATCTACGTCATGCGCGCCGACGGCACCGGGGTGAAGCAGCTGACCCAGAACGGCGCCGCCAACTTCTGCCCCACGTTCTATCCCG
- a CDS encoding rhodanese-like domain-containing protein has protein sequence MTLGSRLGLIGLLALGAAAFAATRSTAGPDSSAVTASAPAAGAPAASAKETTPAKQDLVRPDELAKELALPEWRRPVLLHVGFSVLYKSGHIPGSKYVGSGSTARGRAELKKALRAIPKDRTVVLYCGCCPWEHCPNVNPAFRVARGLGYKNVKILYILQDLQRDWVDKGYPALES, from the coding sequence ATGACGCTCGGTTCTCGGCTCGGCCTGATCGGTCTCCTGGCTCTGGGCGCGGCTGCGTTCGCCGCGACCCGCTCCACCGCGGGGCCCGACTCTTCGGCGGTCACCGCTTCCGCCCCGGCGGCCGGCGCGCCCGCGGCGAGCGCCAAGGAAACGACGCCGGCCAAGCAGGACCTGGTCCGGCCCGACGAGCTGGCCAAGGAGCTGGCGCTTCCCGAATGGCGCCGCCCCGTGCTCCTGCACGTCGGATTCAGCGTGCTCTACAAGAGCGGCCACATCCCGGGATCGAAGTACGTCGGGTCCGGCTCGACGGCGCGGGGGCGCGCCGAGCTGAAGAAGGCGCTCCGGGCGATTCCCAAGGACAGGACGGTGGTTCTCTACTGCGGCTGCTGCCCATGGGAGCACTGTCCGAACGTGAATCCGGCCTTCCGCGTGGCGCGGGGGCTGGGCTACAAGAACGTGAAGATCCTCTACATCCTGCAGGACCTGCAGCGCGACTGGGTCGACAAGGGGTATCCCGCGCTGGAGTCGTGA